A window of Candidatus Xiphinematobacter sp. Idaho Grape contains these coding sequences:
- a CDS encoding KamA family radical SAM protein, producing the protein MDNHLSRGAARFVSHAPGFWREIGAENWSDWHWQLRERITTLEGVEKYIGLSRVEKLGVSLSAKKLAMAVTPHFFNLIDPGDPACPVRRQVIPRAEEGRSSLEEMMDPCGEDSHMPVPGLVHRYPDRVLLLVTDRCAAYCRYCTRSRIVSGVSEHEFRTDFKQVLSYLRQHNEVRDVLISGGDPLLFSDRKLEELLSNLRAITHLEFLRIGTRIPVFLPQRITLELCRMLQKFHPLWISIHANHPRELTVETREALNQLSNHGIPLGNQSVLLAGVNDSVETMRELVHKLLLCRVRPYYLYQCDLIRGSSHLRVPLRRGIEIIKGLRGYTTGYAVPQYVVDAPTGGGKIPINPDYVVYKDETKVLIRNYEGKVFEYPEIDPSA; encoded by the coding sequence ATGGACAACCACTTATCCAGAGGAGCTGCTCGGTTTGTTTCCCACGCTCCTGGTTTTTGGCGGGAGATAGGTGCAGAAAATTGGTCTGACTGGCACTGGCAACTGCGGGAACGGATAACCACCTTGGAGGGAGTGGAAAAATACATTGGCCTGAGCCGCGTGGAAAAGTTAGGCGTTTCGTTATCCGCTAAAAAATTAGCGATGGCGGTAACCCCACATTTTTTTAACCTTATCGATCCTGGAGATCCTGCTTGCCCTGTCCGTCGACAGGTGATTCCAAGAGCGGAAGAGGGAAGGAGCTCCTTGGAAGAAATGATGGACCCTTGTGGAGAGGATTCGCATATGCCAGTGCCAGGGTTAGTACACCGTTATCCTGATCGGGTGTTGCTTCTGGTAACAGATCGCTGTGCGGCCTACTGTCGCTACTGTACTCGTAGTCGCATTGTGAGTGGAGTAAGCGAACATGAGTTTCGTACCGACTTTAAGCAGGTGCTTTCCTATTTAAGACAGCACAATGAGGTGCGTGACGTCCTTATTTCTGGTGGAGATCCTCTTTTATTTTCTGACAGGAAACTGGAGGAGTTGCTTAGTAACTTACGCGCAATTACTCATCTTGAGTTTTTACGCATCGGAACGCGCATTCCTGTTTTTCTTCCTCAGAGGATTACCCTTGAGCTTTGCAGGATGCTACAAAAATTCCATCCACTTTGGATAAGCATTCACGCAAACCATCCTCGGGAGCTGACTGTAGAGACGCGGGAAGCACTCAACCAACTTTCCAACCACGGAATTCCCCTGGGTAATCAAAGCGTTCTACTCGCAGGAGTCAACGACAGTGTAGAGACTATGCGTGAGCTTGTCCACAAGTTGCTCCTTTGTCGAGTGCGGCCTTATTATCTTTATCAGTGTGACCTTATTCGGGGCTCATCCCACCTTCGTGTCCCTCTTAGAAGAGGGATTGAGATCATTAAGGGACTGCGAGGGTACACGACGGGATATGCTGTACCCCAGTACGTTGTTGATGCCCCGACTGGGGGTGGGAAAATCCCGATCAACCCTGACTACGTAGTATACAAGGACGAAACGAAAGTCTTGATTCGCAATTATGAAGGGAAAGTTTTTGAATACCCGGAGATAGATCCCTCCGCTTAG
- a CDS encoding EscU/YscU/HrcU family type III secretion system export apparatus switch protein, with protein MSEERGSAERTEKPTPRRLGEARKRGQVAKSVEVVITVSAAIILATVFFSFPHVKLWLEDLFATIFLSLPKKKEAISPCLQQAAKIVCFEVGLVAAASCISVIVGNVAQFGFLLSFFPLNPELTRLNPVQGLKRIFSIKTLFEFTKSVLKILVLGSVITWIGWFFVGQLVLLPFAGFAGITQAISKMLIFFCAVIWTVWALLSIIDFLVQKYLHTKQLMMTVQEVRRESKETEGDPRIKHVRRGIHQEILLEDTATATRRSTVVITNPVHYAVAIYYARRETPLPILRAKGAGFIALLMTRIASEEGIPVIENVPIARVLYKKTKVSDVIPYDLLAPVAEILRWVSMLPTKNSSG; from the coding sequence ATGAGCGAGGAGCGCGGCTCAGCGGAAAGAACGGAAAAGCCAACACCTAGGCGTCTCGGAGAGGCACGAAAACGTGGTCAAGTAGCGAAAAGCGTAGAAGTCGTGATCACTGTTTCTGCTGCTATCATCCTGGCCACTGTGTTCTTCAGTTTCCCGCACGTCAAACTCTGGCTAGAGGATCTGTTTGCAACCATCTTTCTTTCTCTTCCGAAAAAGAAAGAAGCGATATCCCCCTGTCTGCAACAGGCTGCAAAGATCGTATGCTTTGAGGTTGGATTGGTTGCCGCAGCATCTTGTATTTCAGTCATTGTAGGGAATGTCGCCCAGTTTGGATTTTTACTCTCCTTCTTTCCACTAAATCCAGAGCTTACAAGACTTAACCCCGTGCAAGGGCTCAAGCGCATTTTTTCCATCAAAACGCTGTTCGAATTCACAAAATCCGTCCTCAAGATTTTGGTTCTTGGGAGCGTAATTACTTGGATAGGGTGGTTCTTTGTTGGGCAGCTTGTTCTTTTACCATTCGCTGGCTTTGCAGGAATCACACAGGCCATTTCCAAGATGCTCATCTTTTTCTGTGCAGTTATCTGGACAGTTTGGGCTCTCCTTTCAATCATAGATTTCCTAGTACAAAAATACCTGCACACAAAGCAATTGATGATGACCGTACAAGAAGTTCGACGGGAAAGTAAAGAAACTGAAGGCGATCCAAGGATAAAACACGTACGTAGGGGAATTCATCAGGAGATACTCCTCGAGGACACTGCCACTGCCACTCGACGTTCCACCGTTGTAATCACCAATCCTGTCCACTATGCTGTCGCTATCTACTACGCTAGGAGAGAAACCCCCTTGCCAATTTTGCGGGCTAAGGGAGCAGGTTTCATAGCTCTTCTCATGACTAGAATTGCCAGCGAGGAGGGAATCCCTGTCATCGAGAACGTTCCTATTGCCAGAGTTCTCTACAAAAAAACAAAAGTTAGTGATGTGATTCCCTATGATTTGTTAGCTCCAGTCGCGGAAATCCTCCGTTGGGTTTCCATGCTTCCGACAAAAAACTCATCAGGGTAA